One window of the Macaca thibetana thibetana isolate TM-01 chromosome 1, ASM2454274v1, whole genome shotgun sequence genome contains the following:
- the CD5L gene encoding CD5 antigen-like produces the protein MALLFSLILAICTRPGFLASPSGVRLVGGLHRCEGRVEVKQNGQWGTVCDDGWDIKDVAVVCRELGCGAANGTPSGILYEPPAENEQKVFIQEVNCTGTEDTLAQCQQEEAYNCLHDEDAGALCENPESPLSPVPENVRLADGPGHCKGRVEVKHQNRWYSVCQTGWSLRAAKVVCRQLGCGRAVLTQKRCNKPAQGQRSIWLSQMSCSGREATLQDCPSGPWGKSTCIHDEDTWVECEDPFDLRLVGGDKLCSGRLEVLHKGVWGSVCDDNWGEKEDQVVCKQLDCGKSLSPSFKDRKSYGPGVGRIWLDNVRCLGEEQSLEQCQHRFWGYHDCTHQEDVAVICSG, from the exons ATGGCTCTGCTATTCTCCTTGATCCTTG CCATTTGCACCAGACCTGGATTCCTAG CATCTCCGTCTGGAGTGCGGTTGGTGGGGGGCCTCCACCGCTGTGAAGGGCGGGTGGAGGTGAAACAGAATGGCCAGTGGGGCACCGTGTGTGATGACGGCTGGGACATTAAGGATGTGGCTGTGGTGTGCCGGGAGCTGGGTTGTGGAGCTGCCAACGGAACCCCCAGTGGTATTTTATATGAGCCACCAGCAGAAAACGAGCAAAAGGTCTTCATCCAAGAGGTCAATTGCACAGGAACAGAAGATACACTGGCTCAATGTCAGCAAGAAGAAGCTTACAATTGTTTACATGATGAAGATGCTGGGGCATTGTGTGAGA aCCCAGAGAGCCCTTTATCCCCAGTCCCAGAGAATGTCAGGCTGGCTGATGGCCCTGGGCATTGCAAGGGACGCGTGGAAGTGAAGCACCAGAACCGGTGGTATAGTGTGTGCCAGACTGGCTGGAGCCTCCGGGCCGCAAAGGTGGTGTGCCGGCAGCTGGGATGTGGGAGGGCTGTACTGACTCAAAAACGCTGCAACAAGCCTGCCCAGGGCCAAAGATCCATCTGGCTGAGCCAGATGTCATGCTCAGGACGAGAAGCAACCCTTCAGGATTGCCCTTCTGGGCCTTGGGGGAAGAGCACCTGCATCCATGATGAAGACACGTGGGTCGAATGTGAAG ATCCCTTTGACTTGAGACTAGTAGGAGGAGACAAGCTCTGCTCTGGGCGACTGGAGGTGCTGCACAAGGGCGTATGGGGCTCTGTCTGTGATGATAATTGGGGAGAAAAGGAGGACCAGGTGGTATGCAAGCAACTGGACTGTGGGAAGTCCCTCTCCCCGTCCTTCAAAGACCGGAAAAGCTATGGCCCTGGGGTTGGCCGCATCTGGCTGGATAATGTTCGTTGCTTAGGAGAGGAGCAGTCCCTGGAGCAGTGCCAGCACAGATTTTGGGGATATCATGACTGCACCCACCAGGAAGATGTGGCTGTCATCTGCTCAG GATAA